A part of Numida meleagris isolate 19003 breed g44 Domestic line chromosome 27, NumMel1.0, whole genome shotgun sequence genomic DNA contains:
- the HNRNPM gene encoding heterogeneous nuclear ribonucleoprotein M isoform X6, producing MEESMKKAAEVLNKHSLGGRPLKVKEQLRSCSSIKGPIKQKSRETSSVLTVTLGRRDPDGEHARRAMQKVMAAGGMGIGPGPGGPGMINIPPSILNNPNIPNEIIHALQAGRLGSTVFVANLDYKVGWKKLKEVFSMAGAVVRADILEDKDGKSRGIGTVTFEQAIEAVQAISMFNGQLLFDRPMHVKMDERAFPKGDFFPPERPQQLPHGLGGIGMGLGPGGQPIDANHLNKGMGMGNMGPGGMGMEGMGFGMNKMGGMEGPFGGMENIGRFPAGMNMGRMSEMDRAMGGGFEREFGRNEMGMSRSFGDTLERGIGGGNASIPGIERMAPGIDRMGSGIERIPSGMGHGMERVGSEIDRMGLVLDRMSSNVDRIGSGIDRMAPLGIDHIAPNIERMGPAIERMGSGIERMGSSIGFGIERMGAAIDRVATTVDRMGSGVERMGSGMDRMGIGMERMVPAGMGTGMGQVIERMPAGLDRIGATPMERIGIDRMGAASMERMGLERIGATNMERMGPAMGQGMGAGIDRMGLAMGSNFERTMEMERGNFAGNFAGSLGGTGGPAAGVARKACQIFVRNLPFDFTWKMLKDKFNECGHVLYADIKMENGKSKGCGVVRFESPEVAERACRMMNGIQLRGREIDVRIDRNA from the exons ATggaagaaagcatgaaaaaggCTGCAGAGGTTTTGAACAAACATAGTCTTGGTGGAAGACCGTTGAAAGTGAAAGAA CAGCTTAGAAGCTGTAGCAGCATCAAAGGTCcaattaaacaaaaatcaagagAGACTTCTTCAGTGTTAACAGTGACTCTTGGCCGTAGG gaTCCCGATGGTGAGCATGCCAGGAGGGCGATGCAGAAGGTCATGGCAGCTGGTGGAATGGGTATTGGTCCGGGCCCTGGTGGCCCTGGAATGATCAATATCCCACCTAGTATACTCAACAATCCCAACATACCCAATGAGATCATTCATGCGTTACAGGCAGGGAGACTTGGAAGCACTGTCTTTGTTGCAAAT TTGGATTACAAGGTTGGttggaagaaactgaaagaagtgTTCAGCATGGCTGGTGCTGTGGTTCGAGCAGACATATTAGAAGATAAAGATGGCAAAAGTCGTGGAATTGGCACTGTCACTTTTGAGCAAGCCATAGAGGCTGTTCAGGCTATAT caatgtttaACGGGCAGCTGCTGTTTGACAGACCAATGCATGTGAAAATG gaTGAACGAGCCTTTCCCAAAGGAGACTTCTTTCCTCCAGAACGACCTCAGCAACTTCCTC atggTCTTGGTGGTATTGGCATGGGATTAGGACCTGGAGGTCAACCTATTGATGCAAATCATTTAAACAAAGGCATGGGAATGGGCAACATGGGACCTGGAG gAATGGGAATGGAAGGCATGGGCTTTGGAATGAATAAAATGGGAg GAATGGAAGGTCCTTTTGGTGGCATGGAAAACATTGGTCGCTTTCCAGCTGGAATGAACATGGGCAGAATGAGCG AGATGGATCGTGCTATGGGTGGAGGATTTGAGAGAGaatttggaagaaatgaaatgggaaTGTCGCGTAGTTTTGGAGACACCTTGGAGAGAGGAATAG GTGGTGGAAATGCCAGCATTCCTGGGATTGAGAGGATGGCACCTGGCATTGATCGTATGGGCTCGGGAATAGAAAGAATACCTTCTGGGATGGGTCATGGGATGGAGAGAGTAGGGTCAGAAATAGACAGGATGGGTCTTGTTTTGGATCGCATGAGTTCCAATGTGGATCGTATCGGTTCTGGAATTGACCGAATGGCCCCTCTGGGTATAGATCACATCGCTCCTAACATTGAGAGGATGGGACCAGCTATTGAGAGAATGGGTTCTGGCATAGAAAGAATGGGTTCTAGCATAGGCTTTGGTATTGAGAGAATGGGTGCTGCCATTGATCGTGTTGCTACCACTGTGGATAGAATGGGATCAGGTGTAGAACGTATGGGTTCTGGCATGGATAGAATGGGTATAGGTATGGAGCGTATGGTCCCTGCTGGAATGGGAACTGGAATGGGTCAGGTCATAGAGAGAATGCCAGCTGGCTTGGATCGCATAGGTGCCACTCCTATGGAAAGAATAGGAATAGATCGTATGGGTGCTGCTAGCATGGAGAGAATGGGCTTGGAGCGCATTGGAGCCACTAATATGGAAAGAATGGGTCCTGCTATGGGACAGGGCATGGGAGCAGGCATAGATCGCATGGGACTTGCAATGGGAAGCAATTTTGAAAGAACAATGGAAATGGAACGTGGAAACTTTGCAGGCAATTTTGCAGGCTCCCTTGGAGGAACTGGAGGACCTGCAGCTGGGGTGGCCAGAAAAGCTTGTCAAATATTTGTGAGAAAT CTGCCCTTTgattttacatggaaaatgctgaaagatAAATTTAATGAATGCG GTCACGTGCTGTATGCTGATATCAAGATGGAGAATGGGAAATCGAAAGGATGTGGTGTGGTTAGATTTGAGTCCCCAGAAGTAGCTGAGAGAGCCTGCCGCATGATGAATGGGATCCAGCTCCGTGGGAGGGAGATAGATGTGCGAATTGATAGAAATGCTTAA
- the HNRNPM gene encoding heterogeneous nuclear ribonucleoprotein M isoform X7, protein MEESMKKAAEVLNKHSLGGRPLKVKELRSCSSIKGPIKQKSRETSSVLTVTLGRRDPDGEHARRAMQKVMAAGGMGIGPGPGGPGMINIPPSILNNPNIPNEIIHALQAGRLGSTVFVANLDYKVGWKKLKEVFSMAGAVVRADILEDKDGKSRGIGTVTFEQAIEAVQAISMFNGQLLFDRPMHVKMDERAFPKGDFFPPERPQQLPHGLGGIGMGLGPGGQPIDANHLNKGMGMGNMGPGGMGMEGMGFGMNKMGGMEGPFGGMENIGRFPAGMNMGRMSEMDRAMGGGFEREFGRNEMGMSRSFGDTLERGIGGGNASIPGIERMAPGIDRMGSGIERIPSGMGHGMERVGSEIDRMGLVLDRMSSNVDRIGSGIDRMAPLGIDHIAPNIERMGPAIERMGSGIERMGSSIGFGIERMGAAIDRVATTVDRMGSGVERMGSGMDRMGIGMERMVPAGMGTGMGQVIERMPAGLDRIGATPMERIGIDRMGAASMERMGLERIGATNMERMGPAMGQGMGAGIDRMGLAMGSNFERTMEMERGNFAGNFAGSLGGTGGPAAGVARKACQIFVRNLPFDFTWKMLKDKFNECGHVLYADIKMENGKSKGCGVVRFESPEVAERACRMMNGIQLRGREIDVRIDRNA, encoded by the exons ATggaagaaagcatgaaaaaggCTGCAGAGGTTTTGAACAAACATAGTCTTGGTGGAAGACCGTTGAAAGTGAAAGAA CTTAGAAGCTGTAGCAGCATCAAAGGTCcaattaaacaaaaatcaagagAGACTTCTTCAGTGTTAACAGTGACTCTTGGCCGTAGG gaTCCCGATGGTGAGCATGCCAGGAGGGCGATGCAGAAGGTCATGGCAGCTGGTGGAATGGGTATTGGTCCGGGCCCTGGTGGCCCTGGAATGATCAATATCCCACCTAGTATACTCAACAATCCCAACATACCCAATGAGATCATTCATGCGTTACAGGCAGGGAGACTTGGAAGCACTGTCTTTGTTGCAAAT TTGGATTACAAGGTTGGttggaagaaactgaaagaagtgTTCAGCATGGCTGGTGCTGTGGTTCGAGCAGACATATTAGAAGATAAAGATGGCAAAAGTCGTGGAATTGGCACTGTCACTTTTGAGCAAGCCATAGAGGCTGTTCAGGCTATAT caatgtttaACGGGCAGCTGCTGTTTGACAGACCAATGCATGTGAAAATG gaTGAACGAGCCTTTCCCAAAGGAGACTTCTTTCCTCCAGAACGACCTCAGCAACTTCCTC atggTCTTGGTGGTATTGGCATGGGATTAGGACCTGGAGGTCAACCTATTGATGCAAATCATTTAAACAAAGGCATGGGAATGGGCAACATGGGACCTGGAG gAATGGGAATGGAAGGCATGGGCTTTGGAATGAATAAAATGGGAg GAATGGAAGGTCCTTTTGGTGGCATGGAAAACATTGGTCGCTTTCCAGCTGGAATGAACATGGGCAGAATGAGCG AGATGGATCGTGCTATGGGTGGAGGATTTGAGAGAGaatttggaagaaatgaaatgggaaTGTCGCGTAGTTTTGGAGACACCTTGGAGAGAGGAATAG GTGGTGGAAATGCCAGCATTCCTGGGATTGAGAGGATGGCACCTGGCATTGATCGTATGGGCTCGGGAATAGAAAGAATACCTTCTGGGATGGGTCATGGGATGGAGAGAGTAGGGTCAGAAATAGACAGGATGGGTCTTGTTTTGGATCGCATGAGTTCCAATGTGGATCGTATCGGTTCTGGAATTGACCGAATGGCCCCTCTGGGTATAGATCACATCGCTCCTAACATTGAGAGGATGGGACCAGCTATTGAGAGAATGGGTTCTGGCATAGAAAGAATGGGTTCTAGCATAGGCTTTGGTATTGAGAGAATGGGTGCTGCCATTGATCGTGTTGCTACCACTGTGGATAGAATGGGATCAGGTGTAGAACGTATGGGTTCTGGCATGGATAGAATGGGTATAGGTATGGAGCGTATGGTCCCTGCTGGAATGGGAACTGGAATGGGTCAGGTCATAGAGAGAATGCCAGCTGGCTTGGATCGCATAGGTGCCACTCCTATGGAAAGAATAGGAATAGATCGTATGGGTGCTGCTAGCATGGAGAGAATGGGCTTGGAGCGCATTGGAGCCACTAATATGGAAAGAATGGGTCCTGCTATGGGACAGGGCATGGGAGCAGGCATAGATCGCATGGGACTTGCAATGGGAAGCAATTTTGAAAGAACAATGGAAATGGAACGTGGAAACTTTGCAGGCAATTTTGCAGGCTCCCTTGGAGGAACTGGAGGACCTGCAGCTGGGGTGGCCAGAAAAGCTTGTCAAATATTTGTGAGAAAT CTGCCCTTTgattttacatggaaaatgctgaaagatAAATTTAATGAATGCG GTCACGTGCTGTATGCTGATATCAAGATGGAGAATGGGAAATCGAAAGGATGTGGTGTGGTTAGATTTGAGTCCCCAGAAGTAGCTGAGAGAGCCTGCCGCATGATGAATGGGATCCAGCTCCGTGGGAGGGAGATAGATGTGCGAATTGATAGAAATGCTTAA
- the HNRNPM gene encoding heterogeneous nuclear ribonucleoprotein M isoform X8 — protein MEESMKKAAEVLNKHSLGGRPLKVKEDPDGEHARRAMQKVMAAGGMGIGPGPGGPGMINIPPSILNNPNIPNEIIHALQAGRLGSTVFVANLDYKVGWKKLKEVFSMAGAVVRADILEDKDGKSRGIGTVTFEQAIEAVQAISMFNGQLLFDRPMHVKMDERAFPKGDFFPPERPQQLPHGLGGIGMGLGPGGQPIDANHLNKGMGMGNMGPGGMGMEGMGFGMNKMGGMEGPFGGMENIGRFPAGMNMGRMSEMDRAMGGGFEREFGRNEMGMSRSFGDTLERGIGGGNASIPGIERMAPGIDRMGSGIERIPSGMGHGMERVGSEIDRMGLVLDRMSSNVDRIGSGIDRMAPLGIDHIAPNIERMGPAIERMGSGIERMGSSIGFGIERMGAAIDRVATTVDRMGSGVERMGSGMDRMGIGMERMVPAGMGTGMGQVIERMPAGLDRIGATPMERIGIDRMGAASMERMGLERIGATNMERMGPAMGQGMGAGIDRMGLAMGSNFERTMEMERGNFAGNFAGSLGGTGGPAAGVARKACQIFVRNLPFDFTWKMLKDKFNECGHVLYADIKMENGKSKGCGVVRFESPEVAERACRMMNGIQLRGREIDVRIDRNA, from the exons ATggaagaaagcatgaaaaaggCTGCAGAGGTTTTGAACAAACATAGTCTTGGTGGAAGACCGTTGAAAGTGAAAGAA gaTCCCGATGGTGAGCATGCCAGGAGGGCGATGCAGAAGGTCATGGCAGCTGGTGGAATGGGTATTGGTCCGGGCCCTGGTGGCCCTGGAATGATCAATATCCCACCTAGTATACTCAACAATCCCAACATACCCAATGAGATCATTCATGCGTTACAGGCAGGGAGACTTGGAAGCACTGTCTTTGTTGCAAAT TTGGATTACAAGGTTGGttggaagaaactgaaagaagtgTTCAGCATGGCTGGTGCTGTGGTTCGAGCAGACATATTAGAAGATAAAGATGGCAAAAGTCGTGGAATTGGCACTGTCACTTTTGAGCAAGCCATAGAGGCTGTTCAGGCTATAT caatgtttaACGGGCAGCTGCTGTTTGACAGACCAATGCATGTGAAAATG gaTGAACGAGCCTTTCCCAAAGGAGACTTCTTTCCTCCAGAACGACCTCAGCAACTTCCTC atggTCTTGGTGGTATTGGCATGGGATTAGGACCTGGAGGTCAACCTATTGATGCAAATCATTTAAACAAAGGCATGGGAATGGGCAACATGGGACCTGGAG gAATGGGAATGGAAGGCATGGGCTTTGGAATGAATAAAATGGGAg GAATGGAAGGTCCTTTTGGTGGCATGGAAAACATTGGTCGCTTTCCAGCTGGAATGAACATGGGCAGAATGAGCG AGATGGATCGTGCTATGGGTGGAGGATTTGAGAGAGaatttggaagaaatgaaatgggaaTGTCGCGTAGTTTTGGAGACACCTTGGAGAGAGGAATAG GTGGTGGAAATGCCAGCATTCCTGGGATTGAGAGGATGGCACCTGGCATTGATCGTATGGGCTCGGGAATAGAAAGAATACCTTCTGGGATGGGTCATGGGATGGAGAGAGTAGGGTCAGAAATAGACAGGATGGGTCTTGTTTTGGATCGCATGAGTTCCAATGTGGATCGTATCGGTTCTGGAATTGACCGAATGGCCCCTCTGGGTATAGATCACATCGCTCCTAACATTGAGAGGATGGGACCAGCTATTGAGAGAATGGGTTCTGGCATAGAAAGAATGGGTTCTAGCATAGGCTTTGGTATTGAGAGAATGGGTGCTGCCATTGATCGTGTTGCTACCACTGTGGATAGAATGGGATCAGGTGTAGAACGTATGGGTTCTGGCATGGATAGAATGGGTATAGGTATGGAGCGTATGGTCCCTGCTGGAATGGGAACTGGAATGGGTCAGGTCATAGAGAGAATGCCAGCTGGCTTGGATCGCATAGGTGCCACTCCTATGGAAAGAATAGGAATAGATCGTATGGGTGCTGCTAGCATGGAGAGAATGGGCTTGGAGCGCATTGGAGCCACTAATATGGAAAGAATGGGTCCTGCTATGGGACAGGGCATGGGAGCAGGCATAGATCGCATGGGACTTGCAATGGGAAGCAATTTTGAAAGAACAATGGAAATGGAACGTGGAAACTTTGCAGGCAATTTTGCAGGCTCCCTTGGAGGAACTGGAGGACCTGCAGCTGGGGTGGCCAGAAAAGCTTGTCAAATATTTGTGAGAAAT CTGCCCTTTgattttacatggaaaatgctgaaagatAAATTTAATGAATGCG GTCACGTGCTGTATGCTGATATCAAGATGGAGAATGGGAAATCGAAAGGATGTGGTGTGGTTAGATTTGAGTCCCCAGAAGTAGCTGAGAGAGCCTGCCGCATGATGAATGGGATCCAGCTCCGTGGGAGGGAGATAGATGTGCGAATTGATAGAAATGCTTAA